The genomic region CGAAGTCGAAAGCTTGCCAAATTGCCAACAGACCACGGTCCCCATCTTCCGCATTTTTAGGTTTATTCTCTTTCGACCTAATCGAACAATTTCCACACCGACCGTCGTTTCTGCTTACCAGTGAGACCGAAAAACTATTTCATGTTGCTGTCAGGAAAGCTATAATAATGAAAGGTAAGTTTGCAGTTTTACATAACGTTATAGGCTACATAGACAACGTTTTACATTATaaaatatgttcagtctgaagtATCGGACACCTCTCGCAGTTAGGCTATACATTATCCGGATATTACATACATTTCTAGAGTTAATGCCATTAAAACGCCTATTTGAACCGATTTTCGTGCATTATGAAAATCAATGACATGATGCATATTAAACATAACATATAAAGCCTAAACTATAAGCCTAAACTATAAGAAAAGTGGTGGCCTACACtactttttaaatatttaaagCCTCAACACTCTTAGTTAAATAATTAAATTCTCAACACTCTTCGTTCGTGTTTCAGCCAAGATGCAGCCCTGCCACACTTGCTATAAAAGTGAGAAAtgggtctggagaaatgtaaccactctcaaattgaTAGAGAGAGCTGGTATGGTTGCAATGACGGACAGCCCATGAGATCAACATGTTTACACACATTTGAACAAGAAGGCAGTTTGTTTACATGGGTCTAAATTATATTTGTTAAGAATCAATTAATCTTAATTGACATGACTACTGAACAGCAGTTAAGATTGTATTTCTGTTACATGGTATTTACTTGGTACTTAGAAATGACATGGTAAAAGTAATGCATTTTTTAAATCAGCCGTACATTTGCGGTTTTGTCTGTTCTCTCCTGCACCAACCTGATTTTCACAACCACATCTTGCCTTATAGAGTGGCTGCTATAGTAGGCATTCAGAGACTGAATCCAAACTGAATTGcttaatttcacttttgtttcaCTTCATGATTTAATATATTAATTGAAACTGGTTGTGTCTGTAATGAGGGGCATGAAAGCGATTGGATCAGCGAGTGTGCCACACCTTGGTTAGAATGTTTGTGGTGGTATCCTTACAGTTTCACAATAATATAATCTACCCTTCCTGGTTATATGTTTACAGCATGTTGCAGCTACACAGCAGCACAGCATTTATGCGGAAATGGTGAAAACAGAAAACAAAGTGGTAAATCACGTTTTTTGTTTCATGGTATTTCTCTCTGGCTTATTCAATGGGTGACTGACTATATTGCATTTCATGTACTAAACTATTTTTCAAATTTTCCATCAGTTTGACTGAGAAACCAGTCAACTGACAAAGATCCAAAGGATTTCAGTAAGGCTGAACAAGTCCAAATGGAGGTATTTATCACCTAATTCATAACAAAAATAAGAATAATATTTACTGTACCAgtttaacacttttctgtttactacatgattccatatgtgttagttcatagttttgatgtcatcactattattcaagaaaataaataaataataaagaaaaaaccttgaatgagtaggtgtacaaactttggactggtactgtatatatacactactgttcaaaagtttggggtcaattagaaatgtcctCGTTTTTGAAAGCaaggcacattttttgtccattaaaatgacatcaaatggatcagaaatacagtgtagaaatgtttaatgttgtaaatgacgattgtagctggaaacggcagattttttatggattatctacataggcgtacagaggcccattatcagcaaccatcactcctgtgttccaatggcacgttgtgttagctaatccaagtttatcattttaaaaggctaactgatcattagaaaacacttttgcaattatgttagcacagttgaatactgttgttctgattaaagcagCAATACAATTGGCCATCTttcgactagttgagtatctggagaatgagcatttgtgggttcgattacaggctcaaaatggccagaaacaaagtactttcttctgaaacccgccagtctattcttgttctaagaaatgaaggctattgtgtccgagaaattgcaaagaaactgaagatctcgtacaacgctgtgaactactcccttcacagaatagcgcaaactggctttaaccagaatagaaagaggagtgggtgtctgtgttcttttgcccatcttaatcttttatttttattggccagtctgagatatggctttttctttgcaactctgccaagaaggccagcatctcggagtcgcctcttcactgttgaaattgggactggtgttttgcgggtactatttaatgaagctgccagttgaggacttgtgaggcatctgcttttttttgcttttcttttgaaaacaaggacatttctaagtgaccctaaacttttgaacgtgtgtgtgtgtgtgtgtgtgtgtgtgtgtgtgtgtgtgtgtgtgtgtgtgtgtgtgtgtgtgtgtgtgtgtgtgtgtgtgtgtgtgtgtgtgtgtgtgtgtgtgtgtgtgtgtgtgtgtgtgtgtgtgtgtatgtatgtatgtatatatgtatatatacatctatatcagcaaaaaaataaactccTCACTTtcaactgtttattttcagcatACTTAGTTaataacatgtaaatatttgtatgaacataaccagattcaacaactgagacataaactgaacaagttccacagacatgtgacgaacagaaatggaataatgtgtccctgaacaaagggggggttcaaaatcaaaagtaacagtcagtatctggtgtggccaccagctgcattaagtactgcagtgcaacttcccctcatggactgcaccagatttgcaagttcttgctgtgagatgttaccttactcttccaccaaggcacctgcaagttcccgaacCTTTTTGCGGGAATGACCCTAGACCctaccctccgatccaacaggtcccagacgtgctcaatgggattgagatccgggccatggcagaacactgacattcctgttttacaggaaatcacgcacagaacgagcagtatggctggtggcattgtcatgctggagggtcatgtcaggatgagtctgcaggaagggtagcacatgagggaggaggatgtctttcctgtaacgcacagcgttgagattgcctgcaatgacaacaagctcagtccgatgatgctgtgacacaccgccccagaccatgacggaccctccaccttcaaatcgatcctgctccagagtacaggcctcggtgtaacgttcattccttcgacaatGAACGCGATTCCGACCattacccctggtgagacaaaaccgtgattcgtcagtgaagagcactttttgccagtcctgtctggtccagcgacggtgggtttgtgcccataggcactGTTgatgccggtgatgtctggtgaagacctgccttagaacaagcctacaagccctcactccagcctctctcagcctactgcGGACAGTTTGAGTactgatgaagggattgtgcgttcctggtgtaactcagccagttgttgttgccatcctgtacctttcccacaggtgatgttcggatgtaccgatcctgtgcaggtgttgttacacgtggtctgccactgcgaggatgatcagctgtctgtcctgtctccctataGCGCTGTCTTAgcgcaagtcggttaggacatctactttgtgcatgacacaatatcCTGAaaagctgctcagcaaggaagaagccactgttccaaaaccaccatgaaaaagccagactacggtttgcaactgcacatggggacaaagatcgtactttttggagaaatgtcctctggtctgatgaaacaaaaatagaactgtttagccataatgaccatcgttatttttGTAGGAAAagggggggggcttgcaagccgaagaacagcatcccaaacgtgaagcacgggggggcagcatcattttgtggggttgctttgctgcaggagggactggtgcacttcacaaaatagatggcatcgtgaggagggaaaattatgtggatatattgaagcaacatctcaagacatcagtcaggaagttaaagcttgatcgcaaatgggtcttccaaatggacaatgaccccaaagcatacttccaaagttgtggcgaaaaggcttaaggacaacaaagtcaaggtattggagtggccatcacaaagccctgacctcaatcctatagaaaatgtgtgggcagaactgaaaaagagtgtgcgagcaaggaggcctacaaacatgactccgttacaccagctttgtcaggaagaatgggccaaaattcacccaacttattgtgggaagcttgtggaaggctacctgaaacatttgacccaagtttaacaatttaaaggcaatgctacccaaatactaattgagtgtatgtaaacctctgacgcactgggaatgtgatgaaagaaataaaagctgaaataaatcactctctactattattctgacatttcacattcttaaaataaagtggtgatcctaactgacctaagacgggaatttttactaggattaaatgtcaggaattgtgaaaaactgagtttaaatgtatttggctaaagtgtatgtaaacttccgacttcaactctatatatacactaccggtcaaatgttttagaacacctagtcattcaaggatttgtatttatttttactattttctacattgtagaataatattgaagacatcacaactatgaaataacacgaatggaatcatgtagtaaccagaaaagtgttaaacaaatcaaaatgttttatatttgagattcttcaaatagcaaccctttgccttgatgacagctttgcacactctttgcagtAGTAGTATACTCATCACATATTTGGCTTGTGGGTAGAGATGAATATGCGCTAAAACACCAACAAATGTTGAGTAAACCTGCTCAATTGTGAATGATTTTGTTGTTAACATCTTTATGGCTTATGAATTTCAATCAAATCAGCCTATTTTTCTTTTCAGAATGAAGAGGAAGGCAAACCAACTGACCTGCCAGATGAGATTAAGGATTGGAATAAACATCACGTGAAACAATGGGCTCTCAACAAGGCTTGTGTGGATGGTGAATCTGCAAATATCTTGCTTCAGCAGAACATTAATGGGCCCAGTCTTTTACTTTTAGAAAAATCTGATTTACTAGAGGTGGGTGTCACACTGGGGCCTGCAAAGTTGATCATTCACAAGAGGGATGAACATTTGAAATTTAAGAAAGAGCAGTTGAGTAGCCCAACAACAAATCAGTCTGGGAGACCGTGCAAGCCGTACCCTTTTCATCGACACCATGATGCCTGCAGATACAAGGCGAACAGCGTTCTTGATGTAACAGAATCCGGTGCATCAGACTATATCGAACCCTGTCATGAATATAAAGGATACATCCATATGTCAGAGGCAGCTGTGGAGAGCAAAATGAAAAAGTTCACTGATGAGGTTATTCGATTTGCAGCAGCCTGCATGAATAGCCGCACTAATGGCACCATACATTTTGGAATTGGTGACAAGCCAGACTTTGTTCATGGGCAAGTTTTGGGAGTTAGCGTCCCGGACAAAGAGGCATATGTCAATGCTCTGCCACAAGCCATTGAGGGTCATTTTGAGTATAGACATATCCAGACAGCCAAGATGTGCATCAAACCACCTCGATTTGTTGAGGTTCTCAATCCTGATATGACATCCTCAGAGAAGTATGTGATAGAAGTGGACATCGTGCCAGACTTTGTGATCTGTCAAGAGAACTTCTATCACGTTTTCCTCTTGAATACAAGGAAATCAAAGAGGAAGTCCAAAAGCAAAGAAACAGAGAAAAAACTCTTCTTCATTCGTGATCACAGCAGCAGCAGGGATCTCCTTGCACTAACCACTTTTGCCAAGCCAAAGGAAGAATACAATAGGTTTCTTGACGATGTGCCACAGCTGTCACTGCTAAGAAAACAAGCGGAGGAAAATCGCCTTAGTGTGGTTAAAAGTAGTGTCCAGGGCTCCAGACTAAGTGAAATGATAACAGGTGGATCCCAATCCTTAGACAAGTCCCACTTCGAGCGGTATTTGATAGTGACAAACAAATCACACTTCGTTCAATTGGAATCCCTGGGATTTATTCCTGAACTAAACCCAACTGCTGTTTTGGACTTTGACCCTGAGTCGGCAAAACATGGATTGATTAAGCACTTTGAAGACCAGAGTACAATAAATATCCACTTGCCAGTACAATATAAAATCACAGAGGCTGTTGAGGACATTGCTAGCAAGCTAAAACTGACTCGAAACACCAGCTGGATCCTCTGCAATGGGGCTATCGAAATAGAGAGACCCTCAGATGTAGATGACTGGTTAATAGAGAAAGGAGCGTCTGTACGAAATGTGATTTCATTTCTGTGTCGGAGAGATGTGCTACCACACAAGAGATTCCTGGTTATTTTTATATTGCTGTCTACTGTGAATGAGAAAATGGACCCTCTGCTTGAGACCTTCAGCACATTCTGGCAGGAGCTCAGAGGAACAGAGCAAATACTTTGCATCTGTGAAAATGAAGAAGCATTCACCTGCTGGAGGGACCTGATTGAATCCCGCTATGGATTAGACATTAAAGCAAGATCAATCTATGAGCTCAGTTTTGCTGAAGTTAACGGCACCGTCCTCAGCCTGTGGTCAGACAACCGGAAATCCAGCCGTTTCCTACCCTGTGGAGGAGGCAGCAAAGTGATGTTAACAAAGAAAGAAGAGGGCAGCCTAGACATCCTGAATGTTCTGTGTGTGAATCAGTGTGAGGGAGGAAATGAAGACAAGGCCATCATACAGGAGAAGTTCTACAAAGGAGGAAAGGTGTTATGGTGGAACTTCTATTTCTCTGAGCAGCCAGGATCCATGCCATTCATCAAACGGGACAAGTTTGACTTCATCATGAACACTGTCCTACCAGCTTTGAGCTCTTTGAGAAAAGCTtgtgtgtccttcaaacttttgCATGTCCCAGGATGTGGTGGAACTACACTAGCCATGCATATATTATGGGCACTGAAAGACAAGTTCCGTTGTGCTGTTCTGAGGGACAGAACCGCGGATCATGTTGTTGTTGCCGAGCAGGTGGTCAAGCTACTGATGTATGAGACAACAGAACAATCGTCCCGGATTCCTGTGTTGCTCATGCTAGATGACTTTGAGGAGATGGATGATGCATATGATTTGCAGCAGCTCATTGAGAAGGAATGTGTCAAGAAGGACATTGGATCTAGGTCCCCGCAAGTCATTCTACTCAATTGCATGAGGGCTGAGTCTTGGGAGAAGACTGAATCAACTGAAGACACTGTGTTCATTGGCAATAACCTCTCTGAAATGGAACAGAGGCAGTTCGAGAAAAAACTGGAGGAGATTGAGAAGACCTACAAGAATGCAGACACATTCTACGCTTTCATGATCATGAAGAAGAACTTTTCACCCGAGTATATACAGGGTGTGGCTCGCAACACCCTAAAGAGCTTCAACATAAATCACAAACATGCACAACTCATTGCTGTTCTGGTCTTGTTGAATGTCTACTGCAAGGGTGCAacactctcagtctctctctgtgaaGAGTTTCTTGGCCTCCAGACCAAGCCATATAGTGGGTCCTCTGATGTTAAGGCTGGATTTGGGAAGTTTTCCACTCTAGTGACCTGCTGcacagaggaggctgaggttGTATTTGAGGCAGTGAGAATGATCCACTCAAGCATGGCCGTGCACTGTTTGAAGGAGCTTACAACCACATACAGTGTAACCAAAGCTGAGATCACTGATCTACTGCTCACCACAGACAAGCTTTATGAGTGCATACAGGGCAAAAATAAACTCATGAAGGATGTTCACACCATGTTAGTGAAAAGACATCACTCAGTCAAGAGTGAAGATTCTCAGTTTTCACCTCTCATCCAGGATATTGCAAAGGAGACACCAGGTGTTGAAGAAAATGTTCTATTCAATGCAGCCAAGCGCTTTGAAAAAGATGCTGTCATCTCTCAGCTTCTTGCCAGATACCAATACCTGAAGAAAAGGGATTTCAGGGAGGCAAAGGACTGGGCAAAGAATGCAAAAGATCTTTCCAGAGATAACTCCTACATTTCTGACACATCTGCACAAGTGATCAAGCATGAGCTAAAGAGTGAAATACAAAGTGACAAAGAAGATCCCATAAAACCTGAAAGGCTCAAAGGCTATCTTAGAACGGCCCAGTCAGCAACAGAGGCCTTCAGGGATACACAGGACATTGCAAAGAAGGAGGCTACTCTGAGAGTAcaaaacaagagagacaacagcCCTTTCAACACTGCAGGGTGCCTTGGAGAAATTCAGGTTGCAGTCATCATCATCAAAATACTGGAAAAATGCCCAGTGTTTTCTTCAGGCAATGTCCGTCATGACATTCTGAGTGAAGTTCTGTCTGGCAAAATTACAATCCAAGATGTTGCGAGGAATGATTCCAGACGTAACAAACATGCCTCATATTACTACATTCTCAATGAATTTGAAGATCTTCTGTACAACCTTAAATATAACATGAAGAGGCACTTTGATTTTCTTGACAGCTTTTATGTCAACTTGGGTCCCAGGTTCACCCTGAAAGACAGTCGAGAGGAAAGAACTCGACAGGAGCTCTTCCAGTGCTTTCAAAGATACAGTGACCTCTTTTGCAAGACAGATTCCACAGAACTAATGAAAAACAAGAACCTGAAAATCAGCATCCACATTCACAAGGCAAGGCAATTTTTGGAGAGTAGAAAAACTGATACTCATTCAGGGATTCTGGATTGCCTCTCCAACGATACCTCAGGTGACATGATGCAAAAGATAGTCCTGCAGTATGACTTCATTCTGAGTAAAGATCCTGAAAGGAACGTTAGAGAAGTGGTCAATTTCATCTATGCCAATGTTGTGCTAAGCTGTGTCAAACCTGAATCTCAACACCTTCGCCCGTATAAGATCCTCATTGATCTTCTTTGCCAGGTTCTTCAAGGTCAAATCCCATATGGTGAAAGTTTAGCATTGCACTTCATTGCTGTAGCTCTGCTGTGGCCACAACATATCCTCATGTCACAAACAGTGGCATCTCCGAAGTTGGGAAGCTATGTGTCACAGATGAGAACATCATACTGGAATGAGATGAAATCTGTTTTCAATGGAAAGTTGCCTGTTGTCCATTTCTTCTTGGGGAAGAAGCCGGGCTATGCTCGCCTAGTTTGCCTTAGGGAAATCATGTGGTGTGTAAGACCAGAAGAAGACTTTGATTCACTTTGGACAAATGGCAAAATATGGAAGCATGAGAGAGTCAAGGAGCTCCTTTGCAGAGTGACAGGAGAGGTACAAAGGAGATTAATTCTGGCAGATACCAGGAACGCAGGCTTAAAGATAGAAGTCAGTGCAATGTACAAAAGTCAACTCTGTGGAAAAGAGCAGGGATCAAAAGTATCATTTTTCATTGGGTTCTCGATGAAGGGCCCACTGGCTTTTGACATCGATTGAAGAAGAGCCCAATTGATATGCAGTCAGACATACACTACCATtttttgtacattaaaataacatcaaatgtatcagaaatacagtgtagacattgttaatgttgtaaattactattgtagctggaaatggcagatttgttatggaatatctacaaaggcgtagaggcccattatcagcaaccatcactcccgtgttccaatggcacgttgtattagctaatccatgtttatcattttaaaaggctaattgatcattagaaaacacttttgcaattatgttagcaccgctgaaaactgttgttctcattaaagcagcaataaaactggccttctttagactaattgagtatctgaagcatcagcatttgtgggtttgattacaggctcaaaattaccagaaacaaagacctttgttctgaaacttgtcagtctatttttgttctgagaaatgaatgctattccatgcgagaaattgccaagaaactgaagatctcgtacaatgctgtgtactactcgcttcacagaacagcgcaaacggtctctaacagaatagaaagaggagtgggaggctcaggtgcacaactgagcaagaggacaagtacctTCATGTCTAGTTTGCGCAACAgacgtctcacaagtcctcaaatggcagcttcattaaatagtacccgcaaaacaccagtcccaacgtcaacagtgaagaggcgactccgggatgctggccttctaggcagagttcctctgtccagtgtctgtgtgcttttgcccattttaatcttttctttttattggccagtctgagatatgtatttttctttgcaactctgcctagaaggccagcatcccggagtcgcctcttcacttgacattgagactggtgttttgctggtac from Oncorhynchus masou masou isolate Uvic2021 chromosome 29, UVic_Omas_1.1, whole genome shotgun sequence harbors:
- the LOC135519296 gene encoding sterile alpha motif domain-containing protein 9-like, whose translation is MENEEEGKPTDLPDEIKDWNKHHVKQWALNKACVDGESANILLQQNINGPSLLLLEKSDLLEVGVTLGPAKLIIHKRDEHLKFKKEQLSSPTTNQSGRPCKPYPFHRHHDACRYKANSVLDVTESGASDYIEPCHEYKGYIHMSEAAVESKMKKFTDEVIRFAAACMNSRTNGTIHFGIGDKPDFVHGQVLGVSVPDKEAYVNALPQAIEGHFEYRHIQTAKMCIKPPRFVEVLNPDMTSSEKYVIEVDIVPDFVICQENFYHVFLLNTRKSKRKSKSKETEKKLFFIRDHSSSRDLLALTTFAKPKEEYNRFLDDVPQLSLLRKQAEENRLSVVKSSVQGSRLSEMITGGSQSLDKSHFERYLIVTNKSHFVQLESLGFIPELNPTAVLDFDPESAKHGLIKHFEDQSTINIHLPVQYKITEAVEDIASKLKLTRNTSWILCNGAIEIERPSDVDDWLIEKGASVRNVISFLCRRDVLPHKRFLVIFILLSTVNEKMDPLLETFSTFWQELRGTEQILCICENEEAFTCWRDLIESRYGLDIKARSIYELSFAEVNGTVLSLWSDNRKSSRFLPCGGGSKVMLTKKEEGSLDILNVLCVNQCEGGNEDKAIIQEKFYKGGKVLWWNFYFSEQPGSMPFIKRDKFDFIMNTVLPALSSLRKACVSFKLLHVPGCGGTTLAMHILWALKDKFRCAVLRDRTADHVVVAEQVVKLLMYETTEQSSRIPVLLMLDDFEEMDDAYDLQQLIEKECVKKDIGSRSPQVILLNCMRAESWEKTESTEDTVFIGNNLSEMEQRQFEKKLEEIEKTYKNADTFYAFMIMKKNFSPEYIQGVARNTLKSFNINHKHAQLIAVLVLLNVYCKGATLSVSLCEEFLGLQTKPYSGSSDVKAGFGKFSTLVTCCTEEAEVVFEAVRMIHSSMAVHCLKELTTTYSVTKAEITDLLLTTDKLYECIQGKNKLMKDVHTMLVKRHHSVKSEDSQFSPLIQDIAKETPGVEENVLFNAAKRFEKDAVISQLLARYQYLKKRDFREAKDWAKNAKDLSRDNSYISDTSAQVIKHELKSEIQSDKEDPIKPERLKGYLRTAQSATEAFRDTQDIAKKEATLRVQNKRDNSPFNTAGCLGEIQVAVIIIKILEKCPVFSSGNVRHDILSEVLSGKITIQDVARNDSRRNKHASYYYILNEFEDLLYNLKYNMKRHFDFLDSFYVNLGPRFTLKDSREERTRQELFQCFQRYSDLFCKTDSTELMKNKNLKISIHIHKARQFLESRKTDTHSGILDCLSNDTSGDMMQKIVLQYDFILSKDPERNVREVVNFIYANVVLSCVKPESQHLRPYKILIDLLCQVLQGQIPYGESLALHFIAVALLWPQHILMSQTVASPKLGSYVSQMRTSYWNEMKSVFNGKLPVVHFFLGKKPGYARLVCLREIMWCVRPEEDFDSLWTNGKIWKHERVKELLCRVTGEVQRRLILADTRNAGLKIEVSAMYKSQLCGKEQGSKVSFFIGFSMKGPLAFDID